The following proteins come from a genomic window of Rattus norvegicus strain BN/NHsdMcwi chromosome 8, GRCr8, whole genome shotgun sequence:
- the Or7e171b gene encoding olfactory receptor Olr1160 — protein METYNLTGTLEFLLLDLSEDTELQFIFFVLFLLIYLLTVLGNVLIILAISSDSQLHSPMYFFLYNLSLSDMGFSSTTVPKMLINMQTHNKSITYAGCLTQVFFFILFGGMDSLLLTAMAYDRWVAICHPLHYQVILNPRLCRCLLILSFFISVLSSQVHCLMVSQLTFCTNMEIHHFFCDVPELLKLSCSDSFISNIVRIILSIILGFLPMSGILYSYYKITSSIFKFPSLLGKYKVFSTCGSHLSVVCLFYGTGIGVYLSSTVSSSYGESMVASVLYIMVVPMINPFIYSLRNKDIKKALQKIVRQIL, from the coding sequence ATGGAGACATATAATTTAACAGGAACCTTGGAATTTCTTCTGCTTGATCTGTCAGAGGACACTGAACTGCAGTTCATCTTCTTTGTATTGTTCCTGCTCATATACCTGCTCACTGTACTTGGAAATGTGCTCATCATCTTGGCCATTAGCTCTGATTCTCAGCTCCATAGTCCTATGTACTTTTTCCTCTACAACCTTTCATTGTCTGACATGGGCTTCAGCAGCACCACAGTCCCCAAAATGCTGATAAATATGCAGACTCACAACAAATCCATAACTTATGCAGGCTGCTTAACTCAGGtattcttcttcattctttttggGGGTATGGACAGCCTATTACTGACTGCAATGGCCTATGACCGATGGGTAGCCATTTGTCACCCTCTACACTACCAAGTCATTCTCAACCCTCGTCTGTGTAGATGTTTGCTCATACTTTCATTTTTCATTAGTGTTTTGAGTTCACAGGTACACTGCTTGATGGTGTCACAATTAACATTTTGCACtaatatggaaatccatcatttcttctgtgatgttccagAACTTCTAAAACTTTCCTGTTCTGACTCCTTTATCAGTAACATAGTTAGGATTATTTTAAGCATCATTCTTGGTTTCCTACCCATGTCAGGAATACTTTATTCCTACTATAAAATAACTTCctccatttttaaatttccatCACTGTTAGGGAAATATAAAGTCTTCTCTACTTGTGGATCTCACCTATCagttgtttgcttattttatggAACAGGTATAGGTGTGTACCTTAGTTCAACAGTTTCTAGTTCTTACGGGGAAAGCATGGTGGCTTCGGTACTATATATCATGGTGGTTCCCATGATAAAccccttcatctacagcctgaggaacaaggACATCAAAAAAGCCCTTCAGAAAATTGTCAGACAAATATTGTAG